The window CCATTATTGAAATGGAAAAAGTCATTGATAAAGAGCACCTCTTAAGCTTTTACACCATCTCAAACGGGATGCATTTCAATGAAGATATCTGCCAATTCTTTTTCGAGAACCGCGATATCCTCAAGCTCTGCTTTTCAATTGACGGATACGAATCCATCAACGACTTGTGCCGCGTAAATGCGACTGGGAAGGGTTCTTTTGCAACCATCATGCAATCTGTAGAACTCTATAAAAAGATGTTTGGTGAAGCGCCTTCTGTAAATGCCACAGTCCACCGCGAAACATTACGCCACGCCCAAAGCGTATTGGATTTCTTTGAAGAAAACTTCAAGAACGTCACGTTTTCAAGACTTGTTGATGTTGAATCTCCGCATTTGTTCATCAGCAAAAAAGACTTCCAGGAATTTCTGGAACTCGCCCAAACCCGCAAGATTGAAATGAGGCAGTTCAAGGCAAAGAAATACGACTGCACCATGTATGGTCAACTTTGCGGCGTCGGACGCACCAACATCTATTTCGACAACGGAAAAGTTTACCCCTGCGGACGATTCGTCGGAAACTCCAAATACGAACTCGGCAACGCGACAGACCCTATTGACGGAATTGAACGTTATATGGTCTCTCACATCACCCCATGCGCTGATGGTCAGTGCTATTACGACAACCTCTAAAAGGATACTTATATGAAGTACGCGATCTATGGAATCTCCTGCTGCGGCAAAGACACGTTCATAAACAAGCTCCTCAAATCCGGTAAATTCGAAGGCTACGAACACCCCAAGGGCTCGGAATCCCTCAACACCATCGCTTTAGACTCCTTTGGAAAAATTTTCAAGGAACTTTCTGCAAGCGACAAGGATGATGTTCGCGCCGAATATGCCCAAAAGCTTATGCAAAAGGAAAACATCTTTGCAGATGGCCACTACTGTTTCCCCAAAGACGGCAAGTACGATACCGTCTTCACGAAGAACGATGCTGAATGCTACGACACATTCTTCTACCTGAAGGCAAAGCCGGAAGACGTCAAAAGTCGCATCGCAAACTCTGCGAAAAATCAGAAATTCGCCAACCTTTCTGCAAGCGA of the Fibrobacter sp. UWB2 genome contains:
- a CDS encoding radical SAM protein — its product is MIDRACISLSSKCQLRCTYCHFDTHIDKNSVVEIGETNAKKIISNLLDYAKAHHGHIKIGLVGSGEPLLRFKLIKAIIEMEKVIDKEHLLSFYTISNGMHFNEDICQFFFENRDILKLCFSIDGYESINDLCRVNATGKGSFATIMQSVELYKKMFGEAPSVNATVHRETLRHAQSVLDFFEENFKNVTFSRLVDVESPHLFISKKDFQEFLELAQTRKIEMRQFKAKKYDCTMYGQLCGVGRTNIYFDNGKVYPCGRFVGNSKYELGNATDPIDGIERYMVSHITPCADGQCYYDNL